In one Rhopalosiphum padi isolate XX-2018 chromosome 3, ASM2088224v1, whole genome shotgun sequence genomic region, the following are encoded:
- the LOC132925203 gene encoding kinetochore protein NDC80 homolog, with translation MMPDRLIKNKSKRPISSVKKQVSTPIRPTIKILTKKKNTYTEEKSYVCTVSHNSLMSNKCDKIQRINHPPTSSIPRSSQSELRKHLIDRSDNLTKKSYQTLFKELEDRHKDVTNELEKSKQIVESLQEQLNKDKDDKEIQTCGISLEQLETSLKQLETSLEQSEISLKNLTSEKSLLNLELKNTKRDLDVKIEDLLAISEQNSTLNSKIEFLNKKVDDLEKTNSEKNMRIENLFNERNKLKNNFVEVSRERDSFQEEIIVLNNKYTKTNQKLLELKSDVGQKRYEFVQRSMLLSDQSDLNIKQQKQIRLKEEIILELESMVKRLTLENQDYANIIDRLKNDGIELKKVINEWETRAGCWINTFVREEFESKIEDLKNEIQQLSVKNLQLTETYNKTISEKCEQISEKERIVEMKQSTIEQMTEIINLMRKTNIHSSDNDQFTGTETD, from the exons atGATGCCTGATCgccttattaaaaataaatctaaaaggCCCATTTCATCGGTTAAAA AACAGGTATCTACCCCGATCAGGcccacaattaaaatattaacaaagaaaaaaaatacttatacagaGGAAAAAAGTTATGTTTGTACCGTATCACACAATTCGTTAATGAGCaataaatgtgataaaattCAGAGAATCAATCATCCGCCAACATCATCGATTCCGCGTTCATCCCAAAGTGAACTTAGAAAACATTTGATCGACAGATCTGACAATTTg acaaaaaaaagCTACCAGACATTATTTAAAGAACTAGAAGATCGACACAAGGACGTAACAAATGAATTGGAAAAGAGTAAACAAATTGTAGAATCTCTTCAAGAGCAGTTGAATAAAGATAAAGATGATAAAGAAATTCAGACATGTGGAATTAGTTTAGAACAATTAGAAACTAGCTTAAAGCAATTAGAAACTAGCTTAGAACAATCAgagattagtttaaaaaatctgACCAGTGAAAAATCATTGTTGAATTTggaattgaaaaatacaaaacgcGATTTAGATGTAAAAATTGAAGACCTTTTGGCTATATCGGAACAAAACTCaacattaaattcaaaaatagagtttttaaataaaaaagtagatGATTTAGAAAAGAcaaactctgaaaaaaacatGAGAATAGAAAATTTGTTCAACGAGAGgaacaagttaaaaaataattttgtcgaGGTTTCGAGGGAAAGAGATTCGTTTCAAGAGGaaataattgtacttaataataa atatactaAAACTAATCAAAAATTGCTTGAATTGAAATCCGATGTCGGACAAAAGAGGTACGAATTTGTGCAACGTTCCATGCTATTAAGTGATCAATCTGACTTAAACATTAAACAGCAAAAACAAATAAGACTCAA GGAAGAAATAATTTTGGAACTCGAATCGATGGTCAAACGTTTG ACACTTGAAAACCAGGATTATGCTAATATTATCGATCGTTTAAAAAATGACGGTATCGAgttgaaaaaagtaataaacgaGTGGGAAACCAGGGCTGGTTGTTGGATTAATACATTTGTTCGAGAAGAATTTGAATCAAAAATTGAGGATCTTAAAAACGAAATCCAACAATTAAGTGTTAAAAACTTACAACTAACAGAAACGTACAACAAAACAATTTCAGAAAAATG CGAACAAATATCTGAAAAAGAAAGAATCGTTGAGATGAAACAATCGACCATTGAACAAATGACGGAAATAATCAATTTGAtgagaaaaacaaatattcataGTAGTGATAATGATCAATTTACAGGCACGGAGACAGATTGA
- the LOC132927850 gene encoding uncharacterized protein LOC132927850: protein MCGTLENIYSEDPERKGFNINTAVTSAVLNTGQGYSQLEEFCGILDMYCMSFPTYQNIHEEVSQNIFNVSLEEMKKAGQEESKIAIENGDVDEQGRPLITVIADGAWSKRSYKSNYNALSGVASIFGWNTKKCLFVGVKNKYCIICHRASQQNEQTRSHICYKNWDSTSTSMESSIIVEGFKESIPMHNLIYDKLIGDGDSSVIKNLNLTKPYGPDLNVKKIECTNHLLRNYINRLRETASRRKCTNGNIVPGVQRTFLKNNLLRLRYAVTEAIKFRSKMKKNIIEKVKLLKSDILNGPYHVFGHHTHCAQYFCMGPKDGENNLVPDLEKSGLWNDILAARNLLAHHSSSLIHNVNNNCVENYNSVVAKYVGGKRINFSLKGSYQTRCHIALTSLNTGPSHISILHKKMTKSSPGVFTKRFIEQRSNKNNTKLKRRQLFGNIKPSKKTYIGPDRDYGCIQEESQILDIEPKEFNIKKLQFLERLSKTNEEIKILEKSTKNQSESDLWKAERSIRLTASNFGKVCKLRVTTSRKNTVKTILYNAFSGNSSTNYGIENEPIARISFEKEINLKIKPAGLFVDKTYNFLAASPDGLIDDDGIIEIKCPYTIKDLTPEDAIQCGKLKFATLIDGKLNLKTNDNYYYQIQGQLYVTQRSYCYFVLWSSKGMLYQKILRDDAFFEQRMQQQLISFYHDHLLLEILDSRFHRGLPIRD, encoded by the exons atgtgtGGTACGTTGGAAAATATTTACTCGGAAGATCCTGAACGAAAAGGATTCAACATTAATACAGCAGTTACCTCTGCCGTATTAAACACGGGACAAGGGTATTCCCAATTGGAAGAATTTTGCGGTATACTTGATATGTATTGTATGTCATTTCCCACTTATCAAAATATTCACGAGGAAGtaagtcaaaatatatttaatgtaagttTGGAAGAGATGAAAAAAGCTGGACAAGAAGAATCGAAAATTGCAATTGAAAACGGAGACGTAGATGAACAAGGTCGTCCGTTAATAACCGTAATTGCTGATGGTGCGTGGTCCAAGAGATCATATAAAAGCAATTATAATGCTTTATCTGGTGTCGCTTCCATATTTGGAtggaatacaaaaaaatgtttatttgttggcgtaaaaaataaatattgtattatttgtcatCGAGCTTCCCAACAGAATGAACAAACCAGGTCTCACATATGCTATAAGAATTGGGATAGTACCTCTACTTCGATGGAATCAAGTATAATAGTGGAAGGATTCAAGGAGAGTATTCCAATGCATAACTTAATATATGACAAGTTAATCGGAGATGGTGATAGTAGCGTGATAAAgaacttaaatttaactaaaccaTATGGAccggatttgaatgtaaaaaaaatagagtGTACAAATCATTTACTCAGAAATTATATAAACCGACTTCGTGAAACAGCTAGTCGACGCAAGTGTACAAATGGAAATATTGTTCCAGGTGTTCAaagaacttttttaaaaaataatttactccgTCTTCGATATGCTGTTACGGAAGCCATAAAATTTCgtagtaaaatgaaaaaaaatattatcgaaaaaGTCAAATTACTTAAATCAGATATTTTGAATGGACCTTACCATGTATTTGGACACCATACACATTGTGCCCAGTATTTTTGTATGGGTCCAAAAGACGGTGAAAATAATTTAGTGCCCGATTTGGAAAAATCCGGTCTTTGGAATGACATTTTAGCAGCAAGAAATTTGTTGGCACACCATTCTTCAAGTTTAATtcacaatgttaataataactgtGTCGAAAATTATAATAGCGTAGTCGCCAAATACGTGGGTGGAAAgcgtattaatttttctttaaaagggTCTTACCAAACACGGTGTCATATTGCTCTAACTTCCTTAAATACAGGTCCAtcacatataagtatattacacaaaaaaatgacaaaatcaAGTCCAGGTGTATTTACTAAGCGTTTTATAGAACAacgttcaaacaaaaataacactAAATTAAAACGACGACAATTGTTTGGAAATATCAAGCCTAGTAAAAAAACGTATATTGGCCCGGACAGAGACTATGGATGTATTCAAGAAGAATCTCAAATATTAGATATAGAACCAaaggaatttaatattaaaaaattacaatttttagagCGCTTATCAAAGACCaatgaagaaattaaaatattagaaaaatctacaaaaaatcAGTCGGAAAGTGACCTATGGAAAGCTGAGAGAAGTATACGATTGACAGCCTCAAATTTTGGAAAGGTTTGTAAATTACGAGTAACAACTTCAAGAAAAAACActgttaaaactatattatataatgcattttcCGGTAACTCATCTACAAACTATGGTATTGAAAATGAACCTATAGCAAGAATTTCTTTTGAAAAAGAgatcaacttaaaaattaaacccGCTGGTTTATTTGttgataaaacatataattttttggcTGCAAGTCCTGATGGGTTAATCGACGACGATGGTATCATAGAAATTAAATGTCCATACACTATAAAAGATCTTACACCCGAAGATGCTATTCAATgtggaaaattgaaatttgCGACACTCATCgatggaaaattaaatttaaaaacaaatgataattACTACTATCAAATACAAGGACAACTATATGTAACACAAAGATCTTACTGTTATTTCGTCTTGTGGTCATCCAAAg GCATGCTGTACCAAAAGATATTACGAGATGATGCTTTTTTTGAACAACGAATGCAGCaacaattaatttcattttatcatGACCATTTGTTACTTGAAATATTAGACTCCCGTTTTCATCGTGGTTTACCTATCAGagattag